Proteins from a single region of Oscillatoria sp. FACHB-1407:
- the treY gene encoding malto-oligosyltrehalose synthase — translation MRIPVATYRIQFNSAYQFNDAQKIVDYLAQLGISDLYASPIFQARAGSTHGYDVTNPNQINPELGTQADFDALVEQLQRYQMGWLQDIVPNHMAYDSQNQWLIDVLENGPSSRYVEYFDIAWNSPFEATQEPILVPLLGNFYGACLENGEIQLKYDERGLSINYYSLCIPLNLESYATFLSHHLGQLARQLGRKHPYFIRLLGILYLLKNLSSDVAGQQREDQAAFVKGMLWDLYFDSPEIKEFIDGNLSIFNGEPGKTESFNLLDTLLSEQFFRLSYWKVGAEEINYRRFFTVNELISVKVEELKVFNHTHDLICKLVHEGKFTGLRIDHIDGLYDPTQYLERLQEKVSDTYITVEKILQPGEDLPPVWKIEGTSGYDYMNYINSIFCQTANQEAFDQIYFDLTGSDTPFEELVAEKKHLIIDKNLAGDIDNLAILMKKIANKYRYGNDFTVNGLKRALAEVLTRFPIYRTYTNSSGVLESDRPYIENVIQSAKEHTTLLVNELNFIEKLLLLQYEDTLTQAEKDQWLYLVMRIQQYTGPLMAKGVEDTALYVYNRLLSLNEVGGNPERFGISTDEFHDFNRERQECWANAMSATSTHDTKRGEDVRSRLNVLSEIPDEWHQQVRRWSGINRKYKTRLKGAQMPDRNDEYAFYQSLLGAFPFAETEYDSFVGRVKDYMLKAIRESKVYTAWLRQNSAYEDACTHFVESVLGTPDGNPENNDFLKEFLPFQKRVAYYGIFNSLSQTLIKVTSPGIPDFYQGTELWDLSLVDPDNRRPVDFEQRQAFLNEIQEQAKTDPLALIQALLTHPEDGRIKLFLTVQALKARRAYLQVFQQGQYQPLRAAGSWQDHIVAFSRQTGDTTIAVIVPRFLTAVVQPDQLPIGEVWQDTVLKLPISGSSTWNNLITQETVEANDTMAIAQVLQSFPVALLVHQGGHNH, via the coding sequence ATGCGTATCCCAGTAGCAACTTATCGGATTCAATTTAACTCGGCTTATCAATTCAACGATGCTCAAAAAATTGTTGATTACTTAGCTCAGTTAGGGATTTCAGATCTCTATGCATCCCCGATTTTTCAAGCACGCGCTGGCAGTACGCACGGTTATGATGTCACGAATCCTAATCAAATTAACCCTGAACTGGGAACTCAGGCAGACTTTGATGCTCTGGTTGAGCAATTACAACGCTACCAGATGGGGTGGCTACAGGATATTGTGCCCAATCACATGGCGTATGACAGCCAGAATCAGTGGTTGATCGATGTGTTGGAGAACGGTCCTAGTTCTCGTTATGTTGAATATTTTGATATTGCCTGGAATTCACCGTTTGAAGCCACTCAAGAGCCAATTCTAGTGCCATTGTTGGGCAACTTCTATGGAGCCTGTTTGGAGAATGGTGAGATTCAACTGAAATATGACGAAAGAGGGTTAAGCATCAATTACTACAGTCTCTGTATCCCTCTCAATTTAGAGTCCTACGCCACTTTCCTATCCCACCATTTAGGACAGTTAGCCAGACAACTAGGGCGCAAACATCCTTACTTTATTCGACTGTTAGGTATTCTCTATCTGCTCAAAAATCTCTCATCGGATGTAGCAGGTCAACAACGTGAAGACCAAGCCGCCTTTGTGAAAGGAATGCTATGGGATCTATATTTTGATAGCCCAGAAATCAAAGAATTTATTGACGGAAATCTCAGCATTTTTAATGGTGAACCGGGCAAAACCGAAAGTTTTAACCTGCTAGATACCTTACTGTCAGAGCAGTTCTTCCGGCTCTCCTATTGGAAAGTTGGGGCAGAAGAAATCAACTATCGCCGATTCTTTACGGTGAATGAGTTGATTTCAGTCAAAGTTGAAGAATTGAAAGTCTTTAATCACACTCATGATTTAATTTGCAAGCTTGTTCACGAGGGCAAATTTACAGGGTTGCGGATTGATCACATTGATGGCTTATACGACCCAACGCAGTATTTAGAACGCTTACAAGAGAAGGTCAGCGATACCTATATTACAGTTGAGAAGATCCTTCAACCCGGAGAAGATTTACCACCTGTCTGGAAGATTGAAGGAACTTCTGGTTATGACTACATGAACTATATCAACAGTATCTTTTGTCAGACCGCTAACCAGGAGGCATTTGATCAGATTTACTTTGATCTCACAGGTAGTGACACTCCCTTTGAAGAACTAGTCGCTGAAAAGAAACACCTGATTATTGATAAAAATCTGGCAGGCGATATTGATAATTTAGCAATCCTCATGAAGAAGATTGCCAATAAATATCGCTATGGCAATGACTTTACTGTGAATGGGTTGAAGCGGGCGTTAGCCGAGGTATTAACTCGCTTCCCAATTTATCGCACATATACTAACTCCAGTGGCGTATTGGAGAGCGATCGCCCCTACATCGAGAACGTGATTCAGTCGGCAAAAGAGCACACAACGCTGCTCGTCAATGAGTTGAACTTTATTGAGAAGTTGTTGTTGCTTCAATATGAAGACACCCTGACGCAGGCTGAAAAAGATCAGTGGCTCTATCTGGTGATGCGAATTCAGCAATACACTGGACCACTGATGGCAAAAGGAGTTGAGGATACCGCTCTGTATGTCTACAATCGGCTGTTGTCGTTGAACGAAGTGGGCGGCAACCCAGAACGCTTTGGCATCTCGACAGACGAATTTCACGACTTTAACCGAGAACGTCAGGAGTGTTGGGCAAATGCCATGAGTGCCACCTCCACCCACGACACCAAACGCGGTGAAGATGTGCGATCGCGCCTCAATGTCCTCTCTGAAATCCCCGATGAGTGGCATCAGCAGGTACGCCGTTGGAGTGGCATCAACCGCAAATACAAGACGCGGTTAAAGGGCGCACAAATGCCCGATCGCAACGATGAATACGCTTTTTATCAGTCGCTTTTAGGTGCATTCCCCTTTGCTGAAACAGAATACGACAGCTTTGTAGGGCGCGTCAAAGATTACATGCTCAAAGCCATTCGTGAGTCTAAGGTGTATACCGCCTGGTTACGTCAAAACAGTGCCTACGAAGATGCCTGCACCCATTTCGTCGAATCGGTTCTGGGTACACCCGACGGCAACCCCGAAAACAACGACTTTCTCAAGGAATTTCTGCCGTTTCAGAAACGAGTGGCCTACTATGGCATTTTTAACTCTCTCTCTCAAACCCTCATTAAAGTGACTTCTCCGGGCATCCCCGACTTCTATCAGGGCACAGAGTTATGGGACTTAAGCCTGGTCGATCCCGACAACCGTCGTCCTGTCGATTTTGAGCAACGACAGGCATTTCTCAATGAGATTCAAGAGCAGGCAAAGACAGACCCCCTCGCTCTGATTCAAGCACTCCTCACCCATCCAGAAGATGGTCGAATTAAGCTCTTTCTTACCGTTCAAGCACTCAAAGCCCGTAGAGCCTATTTGCAGGTGTTTCAACAGGGGCAATATCAACCCCTCAGAGCAGCAGGTTCCTGGCAAGATCACATCGTTGCCTTTAGTCGGCAAACCGGAGATACCACGATCGCCGTTATTGTGCCTCGATTTTTAACGGCGGTGGTGCAACCTGATCAGCTACCCATTGGGGAAGTTTGGCAGGATACAGTGTTGAAACTGCCCATTTCAGGCTCCTCAACCTGGAACAATCTGATTACCCAAGAGACTGTCGAGGCTAATGATACGATGGCGATCGCCCAGGTATTACAGTCTTTCCCGGTGGCACTGCTCGTCCATCAAGGTGGTCATAACCATTAG
- a CDS encoding class I SAM-dependent methyltransferase — MFETYTDIFNLRGMQYHQAIVEYPDARREEFEHTIQAAQLEDGHVVCDVPSGGCYLKQFIRKSVKLFSVETSSAFVKQSQAQENNIPLLCEDVSHIPLISGTIDRAISLAGSHHLPSKPALYQEVHRLLKPNGIFCLADVREGSGVAEFLNIFVDHHNSAGHKGEFLNSATQAELEAVGFHVTYAEPIRYYWRFSQIDDMIRYCKLLFGIDQATDAQILDGIGYYLGFSANSQECLMNWELYFFQGMK; from the coding sequence ATGTTTGAAACGTATACTGATATCTTCAATCTACGTGGTATGCAGTATCATCAGGCAATAGTTGAATATCCAGATGCAAGACGCGAAGAATTTGAGCATACCATTCAAGCCGCCCAATTAGAAGATGGTCATGTCGTGTGTGATGTCCCTTCAGGAGGGTGTTACCTGAAACAGTTTATTCGCAAGTCGGTCAAATTGTTTTCGGTTGAAACGTCGAGTGCATTCGTTAAACAGTCTCAAGCGCAAGAGAATAACATTCCTCTATTATGTGAAGATGTCAGTCACATTCCACTAATATCCGGGACAATTGACCGAGCCATTAGTCTAGCAGGGTCGCATCACTTGCCAAGTAAACCTGCTCTCTATCAAGAAGTCCATCGTTTACTGAAACCTAACGGCATCTTTTGTTTAGCGGACGTGAGAGAGGGATCAGGAGTCGCAGAATTTCTCAATATTTTCGTCGATCACCATAATTCAGCAGGACACAAAGGCGAATTTCTCAACTCAGCGACCCAGGCGGAACTAGAGGCAGTTGGATTTCATGTCACTTACGCAGAGCCAATCCGCTATTATTGGCGATTCAGCCAAATCGATGACATGATTCGTTATTGCAAGTTGTTATTTGGTATCGATCAAGCAACTGATGCTCAAATCCTGGATGGCATCGGCTACTACCTGGGATTTAGTGCCAACTCTCAAGAGTGCTTGATGAATTGGGAGTTGTACTTCTTTCAGGGCATGAAATAG
- a CDS encoding asparagine synthase-related protein: MANFVAIVDPNPERRSQFIKTVTPMLPPVEGLLTYLCELGDFIAVWAATPTAPISYETDVTGAAVLLGEAIAPYSAERMTAATIRDKWQGVDPSSFPSFDGFYMAIAYHPERGLTVGADILGLFPIYYYQQGEVLLVASSPELLQYHPCFHRQFNPSGLVGILLTNGLAEGQTLWSGVYRLGVGCLLIAEVGQSVREVTQYTIPRSLSYDKYTQATFAEQLDAVDHVLSQTIARHTSPDTTHILMLSGGLDSRLLAGYLHRQQIDTVALTFGRSSDLEMKCATPVARALGFPHHTRETDLNRYPELAQTSVKWSHLANGFNIVFDSSPETVQQLGSRIVTGFIFDVLMGKAPRYLLFAKGGSFEPFLRKEVNVSGIAPELLGTLLRQEVFGDALQETLDRLQQRYQGYSDLESRRALIFKLQHRQRFHVGSGAWQFSFNAWPTVPVLDRRLLETMTSLPDETLHGRKIQNRLICDRFPQLAQLPLDRNCHDTKPLQPTPLRQRLEPFFQLQRRYWGLQRRLGYDRRYYYRVLDSNNVAWRAIRRQAEPYRERVQHLLHRDVLDRLLPKPDVRLQFQRDAILESSATKTLLGFLLWSADHL; this comes from the coding sequence ATGGCTAACTTTGTTGCTATCGTAGATCCCAATCCAGAAAGGCGATCGCAATTTATCAAGACAGTCACCCCAATGTTGCCTCCGGTCGAAGGGTTACTGACCTATTTGTGTGAGTTGGGTGACTTTATTGCGGTTTGGGCAGCAACTCCAACAGCCCCTATCAGCTACGAAACAGATGTTACTGGAGCCGCCGTGTTGTTAGGAGAGGCGATCGCCCCCTATAGCGCAGAACGGATGACCGCAGCGACAATTCGAGATAAATGGCAGGGAGTAGACCCCAGCAGCTTTCCATCGTTTGATGGCTTCTACATGGCGATCGCCTATCATCCTGAGCGAGGATTAACCGTTGGAGCCGATATCTTGGGGTTGTTTCCGATTTACTACTACCAGCAGGGAGAAGTGCTGTTGGTGGCTTCTAGTCCAGAGTTGTTGCAATATCATCCCTGTTTCCATCGCCAATTTAACCCCAGTGGACTGGTTGGCATATTGCTGACCAATGGGTTAGCCGAGGGACAGACCCTCTGGTCAGGGGTGTATCGGTTGGGGGTGGGCTGTTTACTGATTGCCGAGGTTGGTCAGTCTGTTCGGGAGGTGACTCAGTACACTATTCCGCGATCGCTGTCGTATGACAAATACACACAGGCAACTTTTGCGGAGCAACTTGATGCGGTCGATCATGTCCTGAGTCAAACCATAGCCCGTCACACAAGCCCAGATACAACTCACATCCTAATGCTCTCAGGCGGCTTAGATTCGCGGCTTCTGGCAGGTTATTTACATCGCCAGCAGATTGATACCGTCGCACTCACCTTTGGTAGGTCTTCTGATCTAGAGATGAAATGTGCAACACCTGTTGCTCGTGCTCTGGGATTTCCTCACCATACCCGTGAAACTGACCTCAATCGTTATCCTGAATTGGCGCAGACTAGTGTCAAATGGAGTCACTTAGCGAACGGATTTAACATCGTCTTTGATAGCTCTCCTGAAACCGTGCAGCAACTCGGTTCTAGAATTGTGACTGGCTTTATCTTTGATGTGCTCATGGGTAAAGCCCCACGATACCTTTTGTTTGCCAAAGGTGGGTCGTTTGAGCCGTTCCTTCGAAAAGAAGTGAATGTCTCTGGAATTGCCCCAGAACTACTCGGTACTCTGCTCCGGCAGGAGGTGTTCGGGGATGCGCTGCAAGAAACGCTCGACCGCCTCCAGCAACGGTATCAGGGCTATTCTGATCTGGAATCAAGACGAGCACTGATCTTTAAGCTCCAACACCGACAACGCTTTCATGTGGGTTCAGGGGCGTGGCAGTTCAGTTTTAATGCTTGGCCTACAGTGCCAGTTTTAGATCGGCGGTTGCTAGAAACAATGACATCCCTGCCAGATGAAACGCTACATGGTCGCAAGATCCAAAATCGGCTGATATGCGATCGCTTTCCTCAACTCGCCCAACTGCCCCTCGATCGCAATTGCCATGACACCAAACCGCTCCAACCGACACCCCTGCGTCAACGTCTAGAACCGTTCTTCCAACTGCAACGTCGTTACTGGGGATTGCAACGACGGTTGGGGTATGACCGTCGTTATTATTACCGTGTCTTAGACAGCAACAATGTGGCGTGGCGAGCTATTCGGCGTCAGGCTGAACCTTATCGTGAGCGGGTGCAGCACTTGCTCCACAGAGACGTATTGGATCGTCTGCTTCCCAAACCGGATGTTAGGTTGCAGTTCCAGAGGGATGCCATTCTTGAGTCCTCTGCTACCAAAACTCTATTGGGATTTTTGTTGTGGTCTGCTGATCACTTGTAA
- a CDS encoding polysaccharide pyruvyl transferase family protein, with the protein MTYSTAEDLKRSLHHVLGQLDRFEQCVLLDYPDYLNLGDHLIWLGSIFYLTQTLQSKIVYTASANTFSASAMEDCMGNAPILLNGGGNLGDLWMPCQRFREQIISQYRDRPIVILPQSIYFAQADNLKRAAEIFNAHPNLTLFTRDQFSYEFARQHFHNCQVFLAPDMVFQLAGMPDLSLNFSNSSSVLYHCRTDRELNRSCVPALDVPNLVVQDWASYGWVLGMNQSPIKRAIAQMIRAVWQRGLTTLREWMSRQIWLSTHSHHDLFSSLYNPAMHRQSWDFFHSGLYQFQQHRLIVTNRLHGHILSVLLGIPHVFLPNSYHKNEAFYQTWTKDIPFCTFVNDPAHTQSAIEELLSHNSSTPSHSSMSRIAY; encoded by the coding sequence ATGACTTACTCAACCGCAGAAGATTTGAAGCGATCGCTCCATCATGTCTTGGGGCAGTTAGATCGGTTTGAACAATGTGTTTTGCTGGATTATCCCGATTATTTAAACCTGGGTGATCACCTGATTTGGCTGGGTTCCATTTTCTATTTGACCCAAACTCTTCAGAGCAAAATCGTTTACACTGCCAGTGCAAATACCTTTTCGGCTTCGGCTATGGAAGACTGTATGGGCAATGCTCCCATTTTGCTCAACGGTGGAGGCAATTTGGGGGATCTGTGGATGCCCTGTCAGCGATTTCGAGAGCAGATTATCAGCCAGTATCGCGATCGCCCCATCGTTATCCTGCCGCAAAGCATTTATTTTGCACAGGCTGACAACTTAAAACGGGCAGCTGAGATCTTTAATGCTCATCCAAACTTGACTTTATTTACTCGTGACCAATTTAGTTACGAGTTTGCCCGTCAACACTTTCACAACTGCCAGGTATTTTTAGCCCCGGATATGGTGTTTCAACTGGCAGGAATGCCAGATTTATCATTGAATTTTTCTAATTCCTCGTCGGTGCTCTATCACTGTCGCACCGACCGCGAATTGAACCGTTCGTGTGTTCCCGCTCTCGATGTTCCAAATTTAGTGGTGCAAGATTGGGCATCTTATGGCTGGGTCTTGGGAATGAACCAATCTCCAATCAAACGGGCGATCGCCCAAATGATTCGGGCTGTGTGGCAACGGGGGTTGACCACGCTACGCGAGTGGATGTCTCGTCAAATCTGGTTATCAACTCACTCGCATCACGACTTGTTTTCAAGCCTCTATAACCCCGCGATGCATCGTCAATCGTGGGACTTTTTTCATAGTGGACTATATCAGTTTCAACAACATCGGCTGATTGTCACCAACCGCTTGCATGGGCACATTTTGTCTGTCCTATTGGGTATTCCCCATGTGTTCTTGCCCAACTCTTATCACAAGAATGAAGCCTTCTACCAAACCTGGACAAAAGACATCCCATTTTGCACGTTTGTGAATGATCCTGCTCACACTCAAAGTGCAATTGAAGAACTCCTCAGCCACAATTCATCAACACCATCGCATTCTTCAATGAGCCGTATAGCTTACTAA
- the hpsE gene encoding hormogonium polysaccharide biosynthesis glycosyltransferase HpsE yields the protein MVDFTVAICTFNGEKRLPQVLEQLKAQIQTETIFWEVIVIDNNSTDKTADVVRDYQRKWIKNCHLIYCRELKQGLAFARQRAILSAKSNLVGFLDDDNLPSLDWVSQAYQFAQNHPEAGAFGSQIHGDFEKIPPKNFKKIASFLAIVERGEKAFIYEPKRRMLPPGAGLVVRREAWQNHVPKKLLLKGRVNQSMLASEDLEAICYIQNAGWQIWYNPTMHVQHKIPGSRLEPKYLIPLIRGVGLARFHIRMTRTAVWQKPLMPFVYLMNDLRKTFLYFLKYRNSIKTDLIVACEWEFLCSSLISPFYLLKHWINSHLSRYSDLLDRSQLRLNSADQYSSGLKG from the coding sequence ATGGTTGATTTTACTGTAGCTATTTGTACTTTTAATGGGGAGAAACGTCTACCCCAGGTTTTAGAGCAACTTAAAGCCCAAATCCAGACAGAGACGATTTTTTGGGAGGTTATTGTTATTGACAATAACAGCACTGACAAAACAGCAGACGTTGTTCGTGATTACCAGAGAAAGTGGATCAAAAACTGTCATTTGATTTATTGCCGCGAATTAAAACAAGGTCTGGCTTTTGCAAGACAACGAGCTATTTTGAGTGCAAAGAGCAACCTGGTTGGTTTTTTGGATGATGACAACCTACCCAGTTTAGATTGGGTTTCACAGGCTTATCAATTTGCTCAAAATCATCCTGAAGCAGGGGCTTTCGGTAGCCAAATTCATGGTGATTTTGAAAAAATTCCTCCCAAAAATTTCAAAAAAATTGCATCTTTTCTGGCAATTGTAGAACGGGGTGAAAAAGCTTTTATTTATGAGCCAAAGCGTAGAATGTTACCCCCAGGAGCAGGGTTGGTTGTCAGACGGGAGGCATGGCAAAACCATGTCCCCAAGAAGCTTCTGCTCAAAGGTAGAGTGAATCAGTCCATGTTAGCCAGTGAAGATCTGGAAGCAATATGCTACATCCAGAATGCGGGTTGGCAAATCTGGTATAACCCAACAATGCATGTCCAACATAAGATTCCAGGTAGCCGCCTAGAACCGAAATATTTAATTCCGTTAATACGAGGAGTTGGACTGGCTCGATTTCATATTCGTATGACTCGAACGGCAGTTTGGCAGAAGCCGTTGATGCCTTTTGTGTATTTAATGAATGACCTCCGGAAGACATTTTTGTATTTCTTGAAATATCGAAATTCAATTAAAACGGATTTAATTGTTGCCTGCGAGTGGGAGTTTTTGTGCAGCAGTTTAATCAGTCCCTTCTATCTCTTGAAACATTGGATTAATAGCCATCTTTCTCGGTATTCTGATTTGCTAGATAGAAGCCAACTCAGGCTTAATTCTGCTGATCAATATTCAAGTGGATTGAAAGGTTAA
- a CDS encoding cyclic nucleotide-binding domain-containing protein — MVSQVSERQMHWTRWVLTLGWLLVIISLFYDPWTPALTTPDHPWSPLRLPNTCVEVQGKCLTEQPYPIGTTLFWGAIVPSAIFILLVFGHEVWRRICPLSFLSQIPRALNWQRQFKRENPKTGKVRYELAKVAPDSWLGRNYPYLQFGWLFVGLCGRILFFNADRLVLALWLLFTIAAAIAVGYLYSGKSWCQYFCPMAPVQKIYSEPGGLFSSKAHMSNNLITQSMCRVVLPDNKEQSACVACQNPCIDIDAERAYWDELPKPEASFLRYGYIGLVVGYFVYYYLYAGNWDYYFSGAWARQTDQLASLFDPGFYIAERAIAIPKLVAVPLTLGAFTAIAYYLGQFVEKQIRAYNRRHQLNFSSDLIRHRIFTLCTFGIFNFFFIFGGRPLIQLLPLWVQYIYELGLVLLSTLWVYKTWRRSSELYSRESLSSRFRKQLAKLQINVSQFLDNRSLDDLNIHEVYVLAKVLPGFTKEKRHQVFKGVLREALEEGYVNYSSSLEVLKQMRQELDITEDEHREILDELGVEDPELLSPNRQRNLENLVRLNGYRKSLERLMLLQKQQPTLVSESLVQSNSAEIRTLRRQYGITPQEEDWILSGLAPESSEVRRSEFLLAQLPNLIDCYRALNQPLVREYSAPLAVLRESVQHKKELMVRTVLESLEKLGNQSSAIAFAQTLGQLSPQVLLNLLETEEWQSRLHPDVISVLTQPNPVAACSLEFSKTDILGYLEQLMGDRNPLIQAVCLYMIAQLEFDQAQAIARNLQGDHQPTLLQETAKTLLASVTPHPPLTTFPTLEKLVYLYNSDFFHRMHNETLIALANRAQVKTCAPGDVITEEGDTCRELLLLMEGTAQIQFHQGEGEVRLETLQPGQTLDELEVLAHTESKSKIVASSDPTRILAIAVDTFDDLLDSDHDFARRVLELESRQLQRFIRSLQMSPT, encoded by the coding sequence ATGGTTTCACAAGTTTCTGAGCGTCAGATGCACTGGACCCGGTGGGTTCTAACGCTCGGTTGGCTACTCGTGATTATCTCCCTGTTCTACGACCCATGGACTCCGGCGTTAACCACACCGGATCATCCATGGAGTCCGTTACGGTTGCCAAATACTTGTGTTGAGGTGCAGGGCAAGTGCCTGACGGAGCAACCTTACCCAATCGGCACTACACTGTTTTGGGGGGCGATCGTTCCGTCAGCCATCTTTATCTTGCTGGTGTTTGGGCATGAGGTGTGGCGACGCATTTGCCCATTGTCTTTCTTATCGCAAATTCCCCGTGCGCTAAATTGGCAGCGTCAGTTTAAGCGGGAAAACCCAAAAACCGGAAAGGTGCGGTACGAGTTAGCAAAAGTTGCACCTGACTCGTGGCTTGGCAGGAACTACCCTTATTTGCAGTTTGGCTGGTTATTTGTCGGACTCTGCGGTCGGATTTTATTCTTCAATGCCGATCGCCTGGTGTTGGCGTTGTGGCTCCTATTTACAATCGCTGCTGCGATCGCAGTTGGCTATTTATATAGCGGCAAATCCTGGTGCCAATACTTTTGCCCGATGGCTCCAGTACAAAAGATTTATAGCGAACCGGGTGGCTTGTTTAGCAGCAAAGCCCACATGAGCAACAATCTGATTACTCAATCGATGTGCCGTGTGGTGCTACCCGATAACAAGGAGCAGAGTGCCTGTGTCGCCTGCCAAAATCCCTGTATCGACATTGATGCTGAACGGGCGTATTGGGATGAGTTGCCTAAGCCAGAAGCGTCTTTTCTTCGATATGGCTATATTGGCTTAGTGGTTGGCTATTTTGTTTACTACTATTTATACGCGGGTAACTGGGATTATTACTTTTCGGGGGCATGGGCACGTCAAACCGATCAACTGGCCTCGTTATTCGATCCGGGGTTTTATATTGCAGAACGGGCGATCGCGATTCCGAAGTTGGTAGCGGTGCCGCTGACGTTGGGAGCTTTTACGGCGATCGCCTACTATCTGGGGCAGTTCGTTGAAAAGCAGATAAGAGCTTATAACCGTCGCCATCAACTCAATTTCTCGTCTGATCTGATCCGCCATCGCATTTTTACCCTCTGCACCTTTGGTATTTTCAACTTCTTCTTCATCTTCGGAGGTCGCCCGTTAATCCAATTGCTGCCGCTCTGGGTGCAGTATATTTACGAGTTGGGTTTAGTCCTACTGAGTACGCTATGGGTTTATAAAACCTGGCGACGGAGTTCAGAGCTTTATTCGCGAGAGAGTCTGTCGAGTCGTTTCCGCAAGCAGTTGGCAAAGCTGCAAATCAACGTCTCACAGTTTTTAGATAACCGTTCTCTCGATGATTTGAATATCCATGAAGTGTATGTTTTAGCGAAAGTATTGCCCGGTTTTACAAAGGAAAAACGCCATCAGGTGTTTAAGGGAGTGTTACGCGAGGCACTGGAGGAAGGGTATGTCAACTACTCCAGCAGCCTGGAAGTGTTGAAACAGATGCGACAAGAACTGGATATTACGGAGGACGAACATCGCGAAATTTTGGATGAATTAGGTGTAGAAGATCCAGAGTTACTCAGCCCCAATCGTCAGCGCAACCTGGAAAACCTGGTGCGGCTGAATGGCTATCGCAAGTCGTTAGAACGGTTGATGCTCCTGCAAAAACAACAACCCACCCTGGTTTCGGAATCGCTTGTGCAGTCAAATTCAGCTGAGATCCGCACATTGCGTCGGCAATATGGCATTACTCCTCAAGAGGAAGATTGGATTCTCAGTGGCTTGGCTCCAGAATCGTCTGAGGTGAGACGGTCTGAGTTTTTGTTAGCTCAATTGCCGAATTTAATTGATTGCTATCGGGCACTCAATCAACCCCTGGTACGCGAATACAGTGCTCCTCTGGCGGTGCTGCGAGAAAGTGTGCAACACAAAAAAGAATTAATGGTGCGAACGGTTCTAGAAAGCCTGGAAAAGCTGGGCAATCAATCGTCTGCGATCGCCTTTGCTCAAACATTAGGACAGCTATCGCCTCAAGTATTGCTAAACCTATTGGAAACCGAAGAGTGGCAATCTCGCCTGCACCCGGATGTCATATCGGTGTTGACCCAACCCAACCCTGTAGCGGCATGTAGCTTGGAGTTTTCAAAGACAGACATTCTTGGATATCTTGAACAACTCATGGGCGATCGCAATCCTTTGATACAGGCTGTTTGCTTGTATATGATTGCTCAACTGGAATTTGATCAGGCCCAGGCGATCGCCCGCAACCTTCAAGGGGATCATCAACCTACACTGTTACAAGAAACGGCTAAAACTCTGTTGGCAAGTGTCACCCCTCATCCACCTCTGACAACCTTTCCAACGTTAGAGAAGTTGGTTTATCTGTATAACAGCGATTTCTTCCATCGGATGCACAATGAAACCCTGATTGCTCTCGCCAATCGCGCCCAGGTGAAGACATGCGCACCGGGGGATGTCATCACTGAAGAAGGTGATACCTGCCGGGAGTTGTTGCTGTTGATGGAGGGAACGGCTCAGATTCAATTTCACCAGGGTGAGGGTGAGGTACGGTTAGAAACGTTGCAACCCGGTCAGACGCTAGATGAGTTGGAAGTGTTAGCTCATACCGAATCTAAGAGCAAGATTGTAGCCAGTAGTGACCCAACTCGTATTCTGGCGATCGCGGTTGACACGTTTGATGATCTGCTCGACTCCGATCACGACTTTGCACGTCGGGTGTTGGAGTTGGAAAGTCGGCAATTACAACGGTTCATTCGATCGCTCCAAATGAGTCCTACTTGA